The sequence GCGACAGATAGAATCGACGCACAAATCCACTTTAACTTTACGGAAAAGGTCTAAATTTTGCTGAGATGATCCCATTCGTATGTGATTTAGtaccattgttagcgaatgcggcacccattttgcacacagctttctgagaCCCAATACTTCAaccaaaatatttcttatactgCCTAATAAGATGCCTAGAGCTTTTACTTCATCTTTTTTCAGTctcgattttccaatacgatatcctgcactttttctatgatttctggtttgttgctgtttttgggcgTCCTTGATGTAGATCGTGCATCGAATGGATTCTTACAATAGATtagattttaaagtaaaaacttGGAATATCGAAAACAGTTTCTTATGTCATTGTTAAACAAGGCAAATAGCAGGAGACCCAAGATATTACTGCTagacatgatggaaagaataatgacaTGGCgactatcgtggtaccgttactttgtgctcagcgaatttgacaatgagttacgtcgttttagcaccagtatggccagattaccgttttcgtaacttgattgaggattttttttgttatttagtctcggagtgtTAGTTCTTTCttaatgacatttttctagcctgttctaattaaaatgtattgtttataattttgtaaaatatacattttttaaaaattagttcaataattcactcagttttatttagctttactttttttaacatctggtagcattgcccgcgattgcaggtgttgttggtgttctcctgctttcagcagtcaaatctctctctcgctactgcagtgttgcatagcattggatataaaaacgcactaaaatgcccttttaaagaaaataaaacacccaatttttattgaatcacttaaagaactttgtatgcgtgatactttttttttaaatgtgcgtttgcttaaataaatgtgttatggttatgtacaatttaatttatgagtttttttattaaacgagtctcttttgttaagggaacgacttttttgctatattgaggttatgtaactagataaggtactctttttgtaaaaatgtcagtatggtttctttagtattttctggtatttttttagcttatttttactatgaatagacctcttgatgccctgtgtcccactaaggattgaggaccggaaaaACGATTGCACCTctgtggttttaattcgcattcagtaaattcaaacgcctttaaaaatgtgtaaaaaggttttcaatcttaagaagagttaagAGAGgcacatttaatattcttgcataaacTTAAAAGGaacaagaaattaaatttgcactttcaaaatatcaaattttataagaatctaCGAATttgcattagcactaaaatcttctcagagagaccttttttaaccttgtTTTGTTTAgtaacacagtttttttttaatttacagttttggtagctttaaaataaaaaataagaaacaaacatcaacttaaaaattttcgcattttgggtataaaaaagcactaaatttattgcgaggagcaaatggttggcaacactgcacaacttggcaaacgtgagtcacgcactctctgataggcgcaattttgtttttatcattcTTGACTGCTAGAGCAAATACATCCACTCCTCTACCACGATCGCAGCGACTGCACTAAATAACCATAGTGAAAATAATTGAGAAAATGACAGCGgtttatttacgaaaaaattgagATTGTATTGGTGGAGTATGAAAAAAACCAATACAGTCTTCGCTCACGCTGCTTCATTCCTGTCTGAATAACGACCGATTGGACGAGGGTGTGAGTACGTGAGAAATGAGCGAGCAGAATTTGACGAtgctcgcacaattttgtttttcaccatagcagatTGGCTAAACCTTGTCTATCAATGCTAAGTAGCTGCGCTCTTGCTATCACCGACGCTCTTCGCAAATCACCTGAGCAACGTGGTACCGTTTTGAACAGCGCTCAACACCTCTTACTCTTACATCATGATAAATGTGTGACAGCGGGAATTGTGATGATCTTAGCGAGATACGCGTAGATCATAAACTCTCAACGGTATTGGATGGGTCGCATCACAATCAACGTGAAATAACAATTATAACATGTAATTTTCAAAGCCAATGCATAGCGGCGCATATCACGgtaaatgtgtatgtaagtgcaaACGGAATTATATGTAACACAGCCCACTAAGTACTTGGGTAGACCCACTAGGATTGCGCGgtcaataaaaatgcaaatctaaTTTAGCGTTTTAATTCCcaaccttttttctttttggtaaaGGCATGCGGAAATACCTACTCTGCTTATTCAACCATCATACTTTTTGGGCTTCAGATGCCACGATAAAAGATTACGACTGATAATTGTCAACAACGATATACGTTCAACACCTACGACTCAGGAGAAAGGAGACAACCATTGGAGAAATGTGGAATGGAAGCCAAGACATGCTAATTTCTTATAAAGTAATGAATGGGAAATTATGTCAAAAGCCTTGGAGAAATCTATGTATACAACATCGACCTAGGAACCTTTTTGGAAAGCCGAAATGCATATTTCTGAGAAAACACCCAAGTATAAAACGATAGGTGAAGAAACCAGGTAGATCAGAGGTAAAAGTTGAACCAATTAAGCTTTCGactacaaaaaatagtttatctTCTACAATGCATTCAAAGAAAAGCTTGGAAAAAAGTCTATAATTACTCACAGTATTCTAGTTTGCACTTATAAGAATGAATGTATTAATGGGTTAGGGGTATTCAGGGgctcgaaaaaatgatgattttcagcattttttttacttatcaattgctttattttacaaaagtaaaaacatagcattaatacatcaggtTCCAACTTgactttcaaaattaataattgtgtaAGTTATCGCATCACAAGTGGAGCGACCTACAGGGTTAActtgactccgaacggcaaatggttttttatgagtagttttttcatggcagaaatacactcggaggtttgccattgcctgttgtgtggagcccgtttctgcagaactcccttacggtgatcatcacaagtccttggagattcatctaaaatcaatcgaacaagagaaattagatttattaatagataatattgtgcctgatcgaagcttcttttcaaaattaacaatgtgGCGGcctaaggaaatatttttcagattttcgagaaaaaaaccgacaattatattaattgttgaaaaaagtttaaaattttcaaaaaaaaatccttcggtCAGGcaagatttttttatgtttttcaaaagcagtataaattatattcaaatctaccaagcggtgtCATCTTTTCCTgagccatataatagttctgtagccgtcatagcagcttccaaataTCGATTTTCTGTTGCCTACTTAGCATTCTTCCTTCTCGAatgttatcgttagcgcgcttattTGCCAGCATCCAGGAGtgtccgagcgccctttgttaattgttgaataactcgaaaagtatttgtcgggttcacttcaaatttccccacaatatttttaagatattatactttaagaaaattcaaaaacaaaaaaaaagttgaaaatgctGCGGTAGTCAGTCCCTTAAAAGCCAATTTCCACTCCAACAGCTCCTATGAAGCAAATTATACGTGtctgataacatttttttttttgaaaatttataaggtCGCCTAAAGAAGATAAACtcataagtatataaaaaatagtaattgtCCAAGATaactatattatataaaataaatttcaagtgcATATATCACTTTTTTGATGGTGTTGTCTAACGTAAAAGCCATAGaagataaataacaaaaaaaatccgaaaatttAGGGACACCCCTAATATGTGTTAACACATCTTCGAGAGCATATTATACAAGGTGACGCTAAATTATTCatgattttgttttagaataacttttttactacacaaaaaaattattttgtgttactaaaatctttattttgacctttatgcgctccatcgcttgtctgtttgtataccggAGCTGTTTAggttacaagtgtcaaatatgattgatgtacaACGGCATTTACAAATCTCCCTTTAGGTTAACTAATTTCGCTCCACCTTGTATGCCATGTGTTTTTGGCACTCGCTCATAAGTAATACGTACATCCGCTTCTTGCACCGTTTGTCGTTCTCCTTGTAGCTGCCGGGCTGAAATTCTTTTCGCCCTCGCCTCCTCTTTTGCCATCACCTTTGCCACAGCCTTCGTATTCGACTTTGTTGCAAGTACGCACACATGTGTGACGCCAGAAGTCTTCCATCTGTCACAGTTCCGTTGGGAGCTGTTAAAAGCGGATATTTCACTGCGCAAAGCTTTGCGGCTCCAGCTTCGCTTCAGCACTTACAACAAGGGCATGGGCATCGACTtgcacacatacctacacatacatacatgcatgtgtgtacaTTAGCCTCGCTTTGTGCTCGGTCTGTTGTagcttttgttttcatttcgtaTCTTTAACTTGGCTTTTTATCATCTCAATGTGCCTTTATACTCGCTTGTTGGCTTGCGCAATTCTTCGATTTTTATTTGGCTTTTGTTGTCCTTGTTTTTGATGTGTGttcatatgtgtgtgtttgtgtagatATGTACTTTTTTCTCCACATTTTATTTTCCTGCTTTCCATCAACTTTTTCATTGTCTCTAcacttttttcttgcacataaAAGTCTTCAAAATTGATTTCACTGTAATTTATAAATGATACACTGCCATGTAGTGTGCTTTTAGACGTACAATTACATAACTCTTGTTCGCATCGACGTTCGTGGCGTACGATACGAAATGGCCTGCTTCATTGCGTGACTATTCGCAAATGCCTGCTCTGCTCACTTCACGCTTAAGGTCTTCGCGTTATACTACAAATGCGCCCCACTCTCGCGCTCTTCGTCGCACTTGACTTTGTTAGCAGCTGAACCAATTGCTTGCCTGTGGGCTGCCTTTGACTTGTGTCACATTGCGCTGTAATTCAATTTTTCGATTGTCGCTTTGTCATTTCGGCTTCCTAAGTGATCTGCAAAAATCAAAGGGGCAGTCAGTCTGTATATTATAAATGTACGCATGTATTTACCATTCCGCTTTTCTTGTCAAACAACTTTCACTAAACCTTCTGTGGCCCGTTTTCCAAACTACTTTCGATTTTCTATTTCAGTTGGCTTATTCTTATCCTACTACTGGTACATGGCAGTTTGTGCGTCTGTCTTTGCATgacttttgatttattattgatATTAGAGTCACAATATCCTTATTGTTGTTGTCTCTGGGCGTTGCGTTTATTGATGAAATTAATTTCATTGCAATTTGATTGGCGCACGTACTAGAAATTGTGAGGTCAGGCAGAGTAAATGGCCAAGGTGTGtaccatgattcaataataaaaggtttgctcagtaagcagctttctcattccctcttgacaaatcggctcccttagcaagacactgggttgctagctctagaaattttgactaaaagtggaggaaaagtaaaatttgtagaaaaaacatttcattttcaaaatggactgcttacgagcaacaactcgctcaagagtttttatcggtatgttcaggactatggtagtatgacatgaaatagataccgcttaagtcaggacataATAGAGTATTTGACACAATCCTAGATCGAgatggagaatttacaaagctttatttcttatgatgtggtgatttaaacggaactcatgttttgcaaagagctagcgtttgctaaagagttacagcagggagaattattgaatagtcccgacgcaatcgattacattgcagaactcattataaaaaagttggcagaacttgtttccaatgagcccaccttcctatggatggatgaagtgtccacAGGAGGCTTAGAAAAGCACAGTACCAGTATGaaagagcttctcataaaaaaccatctaccggaaTCGGCTTCCAATTGTGAAACGCGCgctacaaataagaggaggatctcggcgaaACAAATTGTACGaaattgtacgtgccaattatttatttatttttaacaaaatagtttcatattggcgaaacgttgcgattggttttaaattttaaaaattaattcacaaaataaaatcttggattatgtgaaataatttcttgttttaatattagacttggcaatttccgctaatcaCTTCTATCTataccattatttacattcaaatattagttaaaatttattttttaaaccgttcgcagtttgtttccatttaagtaacaaaatactattttgctaccatttctcccaaaaaggatttaattttttccttcttaaatacaaccttttgtaagggagtgtcaaaaatcgaatgtcactagtgagcaaacctttaataattgaatcatgggtgTGTACAGGTTTTTGTGAACATGACCGCCCCTCATCTCTTCCTTCTCTTCCTTCTCTTTCTCACTTGGCACTTGTTCTATACTCGTACGTCTTGTCGTGCGTCACATAAATTCGATTATCTCGCTAGTTGCAGGCGACTTTTACCTGTAGCCacgaaattacattaaaaattcaattcgcATTCAGGCGTTTAATTGAAGAAACGTATTGACTGATTCGATATTCAGTGgaaatttgaaattataatttatgttCATGCGCATTTAATTGAATTAAGCTGTATGAAATTTAATGTCAATTTCATTTCTACTGAACGTTAAGTCGGGAAAACTTTAAAGCCTAAATGACAAAATATAGAATGTGACGTGTTTGTGTACTTATAAAtacagggtgacaaaaaataactgtGTACAAACTTTTTTGTGCAATTAGATgaacgtaaattttttttagcgaatgctcttattttgtgattgttgcgtgtgttctgaagtacaaaaaaaaagtattcgttTCTGTTCCAGccctttttaaatactttgtgtaACGATGTCAAATAGTCGCTCAGCTATTATAGCCCTGCATCAGCTAGGAGCACGCAACTGCGAGATAGCACGGAAGCTTGGAATTGCACGTTCATTGGTTTATCGTGCAATCAAATGATTTAAGGAGCTTGATAATGAAGGAAGAGGGAGAAAACGAACTGTTAACACTTCCAACAACCGAAAAATCATCAATAAAGGGTTCAACGAAATTATATGGTCTCGATGAGGAAAATTGCTCGTGGGACAGGTATCAATCGTGAATCAGTTCGCcttatagcaaaaaaagaacTTGGACTTAAGCCTTACAAACTACAAAAATGCCAGCTGCTCACGAATGAAAACAAGAAAGTAAGACTCGAAAGATGTCGCTCGCTTCAACGGGCTGGGCCGCAGATACGGGCTGGGAAAAAATCGTCTTTACGGATGAGAAGCTGTTTACCGTTGAACAAGCTCACAATCATCAAAACGACAGAAATTGGTCTACAGAAGCCCCTGGACCTTCGTCTATTGTTAAACATTGTCAAAATCCGCGATCTGTCATGGTATGGGGTGGAATTTGCGCCAGTGGCAAGACTCCTCTAATTTTCATAGACCAAGGAGTCAAAATCAATAAAGAAGTTTACCGTCGAGACATATTAGAAGCACCTGGTCCCAGCAGCACTTTGGTTACGATgagtggacgtttcaacaggactcggcaccagtCCACAGAGCAAAAACAACCCAAGAGTGGTGCAAAGACAAATTCCCCTCTTTCATTACTTCTCAGGAATGGCCACCCTACTCACCGGATCTGAATCCGCTAGATTACAGAGTATGGTCGATTTTGAAAGCAAGGGCCTGTGCAAAACGCCACAAGACTTTGGAATCCCTCAAGCAAGCGTTGCGTCGAGAGTGGGATCGCATAACGGTAGACGAACTACGGCCAATAGCCCAGAATATTTTGAAACGTTTGAGTTTGCGTATTCGtgctaaaggtggccacttcgaAACTGGCTGAATATAAGTTACTCAAACAttgtctattaaaatttcacaatttgttttgagctactatcaatgataaattttttttattaaaaaatgttgtatacacttattttttgtcaccctgtaTGTAGGTGTACGAGTAAAAGAGAGTCGTTTGAAAAGCGCGTGCAAAGTGCGAGAGATGGCATCACTGGCGCTTATTGAGGTAATGTTTAGTTAGTCGAATCTCGCggtatatttatttgtgtttggaGGAGGAAATCGACTGATTTAAATGAATGGACAAAGAAGACTTTCGTGTGCTGATTAAACATTACTTTATAAAGGGCAATACGCCTTAGGAGACTAGAAAGAAGTTTGATAAATATTATGATGACTCTGGATCTTCGAGTTGTGGTtgcaaaataaatggaaatagggttccgaCTCGCTTCACTTCCCTCCTATTCTTCGCACTTGATTCCCACAGACTATtgtttgttccccaatttggctggcgggaaaaagatttttattCAAACGATTGTAtggaaacgaatggctatttttagATTTGAACAAAGTCTATTATGCGGAAGGGGTGAACAAACTAGAGCAgagttggacgaagtgtatgaGACTAAAAGGAgactagtagtagtagtagtatttattgcaaattcaattaaaatatacGAACTTTTGATAATTACTTATTCAAGTATTAAGAAAGCGCAGTAGcgtagacgatgacaacatccgatgaagcgacgcttggagtgtttgagagaaatattctgtgcAAGATTTTGGTAACGGCGAATagcgtaggcgatggaacgatgagctgtatgagctttatgacgatatagacatagcgcagcgaataaagatccagcggctacgttggctgggtcatgtcgtccgaatggatacaagcgctctggctctgaaagtatttgatgaggtacgagctggtggtagcagaggaagaggaaggtttacATGCAACACAGGCTGtttaaacttaaccaccctttatatataatcCTAATTTTATGAGTTGTATTTTTctgatcaaaaaaaaaaatttttgagtaatATTTGTTTGATGGCTATTTTTTTGATCACAAATAAAACTCATCACTTGAGCATTTTTCCCCCCctgagaaattaaaataaattttttggccggagtcaattttttcaataaaatcttatgctatttgaatttgaaagagtttaattatttatttacgtaCTTAATAGATTTTTCTTCTTATCAGTTCCTtaatttaaagtgaaaaagccAAGAAAATTTCAACACTTGAAAGTGGTGAAAGAGAAGAAAAGTAGTGCAAGCAATTACTCAAAGCCAATCCGTTTGCAAACTTGCCACCCACCTCTTTTTTCTTTGATCGCCGATAATGGCAATTGCAATAAACAATCTTTGATCCTTTTGCTCAACTTTTACTTCCAGCCGATTTCCCTTATGGACGCATCCAATCACACAAACAAAGTAGTTGTAAGCCTATGCACATTTAAGAATCCTACactaacacatttttatttagtttatatacatatatgtagctcatatgtatgtgtatatgtacatctaTGCCCGCATGTAGCTGACTGAACTATGAAGCTGAGTTTTGCGAAATTAAGTTTAAGAGGGAAATAATTTTCAGCAAGAATTTAGTGCGGGAAAGTTCGAACCATCCAGCTGAATTTTAGCAGGCTGCGCCGTGAATGTCTGCGAATGTGCATCATTGTGTAGCTAGTGGAAGAAAATGCAATCAGCGCGTCAAGGAATTCCAGGTAAACTTGTACTGAAGTATGCGCCGAAGTAGTCTAGTACAGAGTGCgatattactcatacgccccgctGCGCCCCAAAGCAGTTGCTCACATGTAGTCTTAAGGTAAGCCTACAGGCAATCCGATGAGCTTGCATTCTTCTtaaggtacatatatttgtGCTGATTGCTCGCTAGAGTTCGGTGGTGTTGCAAGTTTCCCTATTTGCTTGGTTGCCTTGCCGAAGCGCTCACTTGGAAATGCGCCCGCACCGCACCCACTTATGGCAAACTTTCGTAACTTACATAAGCAAAAGATAGCAAGTAGAAAAGTTTAGTGCGTATTTCAGTGTATCTTTTAAAGctgaattttattgttttgtgcacgttgtaattgttgttgctattgtgatTTGCTTGTAGCTTTTGCGAGGACTTATGTTATCTCGCTCGGTAACCATTGCAGCCACGTTGCTATGGATTACAAcgcaaatgattaaaataaggATTATATGATGCGAGgttgaaatacatatatacgagcatTTGTGGCTATATCTTGTAACTGcatgtctatgtatgtatgtatgtaaagcagCATGCGGCGCTTTTCTTATTCGAGCTCCATATGCTTTATGTACTAATTACTTTGATTCTATTGTGTACTGCATTTAGTAAATGTATTATAgagtattttatgaaaaaagttcaGGAGCGTCAACTACAAGGTGACTCAATGAGAccacatattttcttttataaataaaagacaACATAATTtggcgaatttaattttttttgttgttcattgcATGGCATTTTTTCGTCTAtggcttttataaataaaacgcaATGTCCATTTAATGTTGAGCACAACTTCTCTGATAATACAAGACGCGCATATCATAACTTTCCATTAATTTCTGACATAGCTCGGGCTATTTATCATTTATGAGGCGTATGATTTCATTCTTCAGCTCTTGAATCATTCGGGCTTATTCTCGTACACCATATTTTTCAAGTAGCCCCAGATCGGCGCCTATTTGATCGATTTGTTTCATGAAAATGCGTTTCCCTGAAATTTTTGATACCCATAAAGGTTGCCACTTTTCGTTACAGTACGacaatatcaatataatttaaaaaaaaatcattgctcAAAAATTATACtccaaaagtaataaaacagtGGCGGCCAGAAAATTGCAAAGTATTCATTTCGCCTTTGTGTTTGTACGGTGCAAAGATGCATTTTATAGTCATGACTGAGAAGGAATTGGGACTTTGGTACAAGTCCAAAGAAATACCGGAAATATTCTGCGTTTATCGCTATTCTAGTTTCgcatcttcttctttttgactggcacgataaccgctcacgcgattttggctgagcttaacaaagcgctcgaacctttttttcttttgctattcAGCACCAATTGGGcccaccaagtgaaaccaagttctTTCCcgcttgatctttccaacgcagaggagaccttcatCTTCCTCTGCcactaccagctggtaccgcaacgAATACTTTTAGAACCGGAGCGTTTacatccattcggacaacatgactcAACTAACAAAGCCGTTGGATAAGGTATCTAACATCAAATGACATACTGAAAAGTGGGTTTTCTCGGTGAGCAAAAAACGCATTTCTTTCGCTTACAGAATACATAACAGATCTCAAATTTTTGACTAAAAGTAGAGCGTATATATCCAGATCAAAAAAAGGaagtttttcgaaaacttatatttatatatattaggtcGGGTCGATTTgtagggaggcaaaaaaatcgcgtattgctctgtgaaaatcatattctagggatcaaaataacaaactttgccgaaggaaccatacctctaaaacgaattctgatatcccccaatttgggtcgaactttttagttttttttctcaaGTAAAGGccgaaaatggtgatattttgaaatgattgtatggggaaccccccaggggagttcccagggggtgtgccactggcattggtggatcggccgtccaaagttagtggggtcggtcatacatttggactcgattggagcactctaaatgggtcaaagtgggatttttcgttcgacccaaattggaggacaccagaattcgttttagaggcatggttccttcggtaaagtttcttattttgatccctagaatacgattttcacagagcaatgagcgatttttaaatcgacccgccctaatatatatgtatgtatatataacttgcgcgtataccctttttgggtgtttggtcgagctgctcctcttatttgtggtgtgcgtcttgatagttgttctacaaatggagggacctacagtttcaagtcgactccgagcggtagatatttttatgaggtgctttttcgaggcagaaatattgtacattcggaggtttgccattgtctgccgaggggcgaccgctattagaaaaaactttttgttccattagatgtttcatgcacggagatgctaacctacgtactccgaatggtagtcacgcacgaagCCATTCAGCTACAGCATCCGCTTCAAATACTCCGCTGAATATTGGATCATACCACTTTTTTAACCGAACTTCCATAATATTCAGCACAAATCACGTCATCTAAATTCAGTTCCTGACCTTCCAAAGCAAAACTTTTTTCACTGATGGGAATCTTCTTGGATTTTATACACGAACAAGATTCAAGTGAAAAAATTGAGCTAATGTTTGGAGTGGAATTTCGATGATTAAATAACTTGTTTCTTAGTTATGATTGGAATCGAAGCTTTgatgcagatatttttgatCTGTCTGAATTGGCTGAACgaatacacaa comes from Anastrepha ludens isolate Willacy chromosome 3, idAnaLude1.1, whole genome shotgun sequence and encodes:
- the LOC128857534 gene encoding uncharacterized protein LOC128857534, with product MSLASTGWAADTGWEKIVFTDEKLFTVEQAHNHQNDRNWSTEAPGPSSIVKHCQNPRSVMVWGGICASGKTPLIFIDQGVKINKEVYRRDILEAPGPSSTLEWPPYSPDLNPLDYRVWSILKARACAKRHKTLESLKQALRREWDRITVDELRPIAQNILKRLSLRIRAKGGHFETG